TATTGCTATTAGAAATGAAGTACAGAATGTTACTCAGGACACTACCTCAATCAATATGCTGTATATTTGActtagtgttttgtgtttctatAATAACAACGTAATATGgtaatgataatttttttttcaagtccaTATTTAAACAATGAAAGTATATGTCCAAAATGACCAAATATATCTGATTTTCAATCAGTCTTGACATATGTCAGAGTATTTTATGTATCATTTACACACACGGAAAACTGTACATTGAAATTCTTGTCGCTCCACTGACAAATTTTGTTAACATGTATATGGACtatacaaaatatgcaaaagtgAATGCAATATCAAGTATGTCCAGAGCAAATATATACACTTGTGTCCTACTCAAAAATGCTTTCTTTTGAAAAGTAGAGAGTATTTTTTGTATGTCCACTTTTTCTCTTATGACAGTGTTCACTTGAAGTAGCATGGACTACACCAGATTATGAGCCTTTTAGGGTAATAATGTTGATTTGACTACTGAAGATATTGAATGTTTACTTACTttggtttataaaaaaattcatttaatttattttcaatttgaaataaaaaaatgtgtccaATTTTAGATCCCTCTatgcataaaataaatttcaggcttttatttgtcatatacacagtatacaacaTAGTatataatagattttatttggACTAAAAACCCAGCAACTCCTCCTAGACATGCATATTaatcaacaaaattaaaaaactaagatttaaaaaaagaataaatagaaataataataagaagaagcagTGTTAGAATGTGATGTGCAATACGTTATATGTCACATCTAGTAGCATGATGTGCATTTATGTTACAGTTCAGAATGTACACAcattacagtataaaaaaattatgtatttgACATACAGGTTAgttgcatgtaaaaaaaaaaagagtaaagtgCAATGTGCAGAATTTCACTGGAGTAAAAGAGTCTTTATGGAATCCTTAGTATGATGGCTCTTGCAGTGTCACATGCATGTCATACAGAATGTAACAAACGAATGTGATAGAAatacaaaatatgcaaatgtgAACACAATATGAAGTATAACcgcatatatttaatatatttaatattaaaaaagtcaaaaatacacaaaaggttagtaaaatgataaaagaaataagaataattCCTTATCATGTAGATAATGAGCACCTATTGTTAATGGCAAGAAAACCCAATATATCTGAACACCAGTGTATAGATATGCATGtcaattttcttttaaagctttataaccacactaataataaacagcgtAATGAGAATAAACATTAAACTACACTGCACTGTAAcctatattttaaagaaaaaaaattactcaaaatagttttataaaatagatttatttctgaaaataatctagaaatagtttttttttggttaaaactATTTTTTCCCATATTCAGAACCAAAAATCTCTATTTCTAAATTAGCTgaattcatgatttttttttttcatttctagtTTCAGAAACCTATTTCAAAGAAAACTCAAAAAATGGTGATTATTGTTGCATATGGTTAAGATTTAATACTGATCAGTAgcttaattttaataataaggcatgatatttttaatacaatcatgatgaaagtaattaaataaactcCTTTCATCAAATATTGTTTCTCCCTCATTCCGTATTTTCATATTAAGATATTTTAGTTATTATAGAATTTTAGCTATAAAATCTGGCAACCATTCTAGGGATTTAAAGTTCCACGTGGGGTGGTGTGTTGCCAGGTCCAGGGTTTTGGTGTCTTTGTGTAGGTTTTGGTTGTTGGACAAAAATTAAATTGTCGAatagagttttaaaaaaatgattatccGACATAAGAGTATAGTCCTTGGAAGCATTATACGTTGTATATACATTGTATTCTGTTTCCATATTTTGTATTACAATGTAGTTTTGTATTTGAACATTTGGGACACTTTAtctactatatatatttatatatttaaaataataataataataataataataataataataataataataataataatattaataattaacatataaatcaAATATAGATTCATTATTGTCTTACAAAACGGAAATGTACCTTAAAAGGATCCTACTgcttagcaataataataataaaataacagaaataataataaaaaaatcataataataaataaataaagaaataataataataataataataataataataataataataataataaacccctTTAAACGGTTAATTCGCCACAACCTGGCAACATCATGACAGTGGGCGTGGCCATCCTCAGACTGAAGGCGTAAACGGTAAAGTTACAGAACTGGTCTGATAATGAAAGAGATGTGACGGTGACGGGAATCTGCGGAAATGTCTGTCGTGTCggtatctctgtgtgtgctcGGGGGGGTCGtcattgtgtgtgagattgtgaggAGAGCGATTCCGAGCCTGTTGTCTGGGAACAGGAGAGATTGTGGTATCTACACTGCGGAGATCATTTCTACGGTTCAGCTTTGCGCATGCGCTCACGAGTTAAAGCTTCTGTCGGAAGATGCGCCTGAAATCGCACTAAGCCTCACTTACGTTGTGTCGGTGATCCACGCGCTGACGTTCCGAGGCGCTACCGGTAACCCAAATGCGACGCTCGAGCGCTACTGGTGTAACTCTCTGGATGGCGCATGCGCACTGCGGAGGATCGCGTGCCAGTTTGCTGCGTCCGTGGCTGCTTCTTTGGCGATGCGCCGCACGTGGGCTTTCGGATTCTCGGATCTACACGCGCGCCATGAGCGAGCCGGCTTCACGTGCGCGAGTCCGATCGCTAACGTGCATCTGCTGCAAGCCGTGACCGTGGAGCTCGCGTGCGCATTTGTTGTGCACGTAGCCGTGACTCTCACGCGCGGTGTGGAAGAAAAGTACAGAGTGCACGCTGTAG
Above is a window of Tachysurus vachellii isolate PV-2020 chromosome 9, HZAU_Pvac_v1, whole genome shotgun sequence DNA encoding:
- the aqp11 gene encoding aquaporin-11, with the translated sequence MSVVSVSLCVLGGVVIVCEIVRRAIPSLLSGNRRDCGIYTAEIISTVQLCACAHELKLLSEDAPEIALSLTYVVSVIHALTFRGATGNPNATLERYWCNSLDGACALRRIACQFAASVAASLAMRRTWAFGFSDLHARHERAGFTCASPIANVHLLQAVTVELACAFVVHVAVTLTRGVEEKYRVHAVAAVITTVVYAGGSTTGAVFNPALAFSAQFPCTGSTFAKNGLVYWLGPVLGMACSLLLFHKVGMAFTTKSPSHKDQNLHAVKKKKKRN